In Massilia forsythiae, one DNA window encodes the following:
- a CDS encoding glycoside hydrolase family 88 protein, whose product MKTVYRILLMGCIGIGAGCGAAQAAEPVAALVERDIRTAAAQYRVLLSAVADKPGFPRTVERGEIRTVDAGDWTAGFFPGSLWYLYEATGDEIWRSAARRYTERTAPAKFDKRQHDVGFMLGAGYGNGWRLSTDPAERMRYRDALLAGATTLVTRFDPTVGAIQSWDVEPGSAWAYPVIIDNMMNLELLMWAARAAGEPRYREVAVAHAGTTLKHHFRPDGSSVHLVDYDPHTGAVRARVTVQGHADGSAWARGQAWGLYGYTMMYRETRDPAYLAQAQRSAAFWLGHPRLPADKVPYWDFDDPAIPDAPRDAAAAAIAASALLELAGFVERAAAARYRDAAEQTIRSLSSRAYLAAPGENGGFLLKHATGHKPGGTEIDVPLNYADYYFLEAVLRLKAARAGR is encoded by the coding sequence TCGCATTCTGCTGATGGGCTGCATCGGCATCGGCGCCGGCTGCGGCGCGGCGCAGGCCGCCGAGCCGGTCGCTGCGCTGGTCGAGCGCGACATCCGCACGGCGGCCGCGCAATACCGCGTCCTGCTGTCCGCCGTCGCGGACAAGCCCGGCTTTCCGCGCACCGTCGAGCGCGGTGAAATCAGGACGGTCGATGCGGGCGACTGGACCGCCGGCTTCTTTCCCGGTTCGCTGTGGTACCTGTACGAGGCCACCGGCGACGAGATCTGGCGCAGCGCCGCGCGGCGCTACACCGAGCGCACCGCGCCGGCGAAATTCGACAAGCGCCAGCACGACGTCGGCTTCATGCTGGGGGCCGGCTACGGCAACGGCTGGCGCTTGAGCACCGACCCGGCCGAACGCATGCGCTACCGCGACGCGCTGCTGGCCGGCGCCACCACGCTGGTGACGCGCTTCGATCCGACAGTGGGCGCGATCCAGTCCTGGGACGTCGAACCCGGCAGCGCCTGGGCCTACCCGGTCATCATCGACAACATGATGAACCTGGAGCTGTTGATGTGGGCCGCGCGCGCCGCCGGCGAGCCGCGCTACCGCGAGGTCGCCGTCGCCCACGCCGGCACCACGCTGAAGCACCACTTCCGCCCCGACGGCTCCAGCGTCCATCTGGTCGACTACGACCCGCACACCGGCGCGGTGCGCGCGCGCGTCACGGTGCAAGGCCATGCCGACGGCTCGGCCTGGGCGCGCGGCCAGGCCTGGGGCCTGTACGGCTACACCATGATGTACCGCGAGACGCGCGACCCGGCCTACCTGGCGCAGGCGCAGCGCAGCGCCGCCTTCTGGCTCGGCCATCCGCGCCTGCCGGCCGACAAGGTGCCGTACTGGGACTTCGACGACCCGGCCATCCCGGACGCGCCGCGCGATGCGGCGGCCGCGGCCATCGCCGCTTCCGCGCTGCTGGAACTGGCCGGGTTCGTCGAGCGCGCGGCGGCGGCGCGCTACCGCGATGCCGCCGAGCAGACCATCCGCAGCCTGTCCTCGCGCGCCTACCTGGCCGCGCCGGGGGAAAACGGCGGTTTCCTGCTCAAGCATGCGACCGGCCACAAGCCGGGCGGAACGGAAATCGACGTGCCGCTCAACTATGCGGATTACTATTTCCTGGAAGCCGTGCTGCGCTTGAAGGCGGCGCGCGCCGGGCGCTAG
- a CDS encoding phosphocholine-specific phospholipase C: MTSRRHFLRNSARAGIAAATYAGFPASIQRALAIPANNATGTIRDVEHVVILMQENRAFDHYFGTLPGVRGFGDRFTIPLPEGRSVWQQRLANGSVVTPFHLDGSVGNAQRANGTPHDWNDSQQAWDNGRMDQWPRYKNPISMGYFNENEIPFQFALANAFTLCDAYHCAMHTGTDANRSFFLTGTNGAVPTDTAFVTNEWDAIDGTAAGVNTGYTWTTYAERLEAAGVRWMSYQNMPDEWGDNMLGAFRQFRRANIASGYPVSSGGAPGKPYTNTGQAVPYHAYDAATDNPNNPLYKGIANTLPGTQPEQYLDAFKRDIREGRLAQVSWVNAPSIYCEHPGPSSPVQGAWFIQEVLDALTADPAVWSKTVLIVTYDENDGYFDHVPSPSAPSPDGKGGYAGKTTMAPADLAPEYYTHGRPLGSTRQPAADGRVYGPGPRVPLFVISPWSRGGWVDSQVFDHTSVLRFLEARFGVREPNIGAFRRAVCGDLTSAFNFATPNAEALPVLQGRKDRGQADALRAAQQRLAQIAPPAAPQLPLQAAGTRPSRALPYELATTCEVLPGATMAAVQVALTFANTGRQAAVFHVYDRNNLAALPRRYAVEAGKSLADAWTPAVGGGYDLWVLGPNGYHRHFTGSALRAVAAGQPRPDVQVRCDAATGELVLRLVNGGTAPCTFNLGANAYAPLRQMHTVAARSELALRIPVAANGYWYDVSATVSSQPDWVRRFAGRVETGRHTVSDPALGRG; this comes from the coding sequence ATGACTTCACGCCGCCATTTTCTCCGCAACAGCGCCCGCGCGGGCATCGCCGCCGCCACCTACGCCGGCTTTCCCGCCTCGATTCAGCGCGCGCTCGCGATCCCGGCCAACAACGCGACCGGCACCATCCGCGACGTCGAGCACGTGGTGATCCTGATGCAGGAAAACCGCGCGTTCGACCATTATTTCGGCACGCTGCCCGGCGTGCGCGGCTTCGGCGACCGCTTTACCATCCCGCTGCCGGAAGGGCGCAGCGTGTGGCAGCAGCGCCTGGCCAACGGCAGCGTGGTGACGCCGTTCCACCTGGACGGCAGCGTCGGCAACGCCCAGCGCGCCAACGGCACGCCGCACGACTGGAACGACAGCCAGCAGGCCTGGGACAACGGCCGCATGGACCAGTGGCCGCGCTACAAGAACCCGATCTCGATGGGCTACTTCAACGAGAACGAGATCCCGTTCCAGTTCGCGCTGGCCAACGCCTTCACGCTGTGCGACGCCTACCACTGCGCGATGCATACCGGGACCGACGCCAACCGTTCGTTCTTCCTGACCGGCACCAACGGCGCGGTGCCGACCGACACGGCCTTCGTCACCAACGAGTGGGACGCCATCGACGGCACCGCCGCCGGCGTTAATACCGGCTACACCTGGACCACCTACGCCGAGCGCCTGGAGGCGGCCGGCGTGCGCTGGATGAGTTACCAGAACATGCCGGACGAGTGGGGCGACAACATGCTGGGCGCGTTCCGCCAGTTCCGGCGCGCCAACATCGCCTCGGGCTACCCGGTGTCCAGCGGCGGTGCGCCGGGCAAGCCCTACACCAATACCGGCCAGGCCGTGCCCTACCACGCCTACGACGCGGCTACCGACAACCCGAACAATCCGCTCTACAAGGGCATCGCCAACACGCTGCCGGGCACCCAGCCCGAGCAATACCTGGACGCGTTCAAGCGCGACATCCGCGAGGGCAGGCTGGCGCAGGTGTCGTGGGTCAACGCGCCGTCGATCTATTGCGAGCACCCCGGGCCGTCCAGCCCGGTGCAGGGCGCCTGGTTCATCCAGGAGGTGCTGGACGCGCTGACGGCCGACCCCGCGGTCTGGAGCAAGACCGTCCTGATCGTCACCTACGACGAGAACGACGGCTACTTCGACCACGTGCCGTCGCCGTCGGCGCCGTCGCCGGACGGCAAGGGCGGCTATGCCGGCAAGACCACGATGGCGCCGGCCGACCTGGCGCCCGAGTACTACACCCATGGCCGGCCGTTGGGCAGCACCAGGCAGCCGGCGGCCGACGGCCGCGTGTACGGACCCGGTCCGCGCGTGCCGCTGTTCGTGATCTCGCCCTGGAGCCGCGGCGGCTGGGTCGACTCGCAGGTGTTCGACCACACGTCCGTGCTGCGCTTCCTGGAGGCGCGCTTCGGCGTGCGCGAGCCGAACATCGGCGCCTTCCGCCGCGCCGTGTGCGGCGACCTGACCAGCGCCTTCAACTTCGCCACGCCCAACGCCGAAGCCTTGCCGGTGCTGCAGGGCCGCAAGGACCGCGGCCAGGCCGACGCCCTGCGCGCCGCGCAGCAACGGCTGGCGCAGATCGCGCCGCCGGCGGCGCCGCAGCTGCCGCTGCAGGCTGCCGGCACGCGGCCGTCGCGCGCGCTGCCGTACGAACTGGCCACCACCTGCGAGGTGCTGCCCGGCGCCACCATGGCCGCCGTGCAGGTGGCGCTCACCTTCGCCAATACCGGGCGCCAGGCCGCCGTGTTCCACGTGTACGACCGCAACAACCTGGCGGCGCTGCCGCGCCGCTACGCCGTCGAAGCCGGCAAGTCGCTGGCGGATGCCTGGACGCCCGCGGTCGGGGGCGGCTACGATTTGTGGGTGCTGGGACCGAACGGCTACCACCGCCACTTCACCGGCAGCGCGCTGCGCGCCGTCGCCGCGGGCCAGCCGCGTCCGGACGTACAGGTGCGCTGCGACGCCGCAACCGGCGAACTGGTGCTGCGCCTGGTGAACGGCGGGACGGCGCCGTGCACCTTCAACCTGGGCGCCAACGCCTATGCGCCGCTGCGGCAGATGCACACGGTCGCGGCGCGCAGCGAACTGGCGCTGCGCATACCGGTCGCCGCCAACGGCTACTGGTACGACGTCAGCGCCACCGTGTCGAGCCAGCCCGACTGGGTGCGCCGCTTCGCCGGCCGCGTCGAGACCGGCCGCCACACGGTCAGCGACCCGGCGCTGGGCCGAGGCTGA
- a CDS encoding YihY/virulence factor BrkB family protein, with protein sequence MTNNAHDMRDVQTGAVAAEPGMKEQFDTLKSKAADVLSSPYVRGAAVLGVAAASYAYVRRKKTPVFGKKAPVLGKKAPVRKKAPEHKKAPEHKKAPERTRDAGNMLKVGSFLVSVAASVVSAINDASVDASAPVRKDTGYVPPRMAERASEVKDAEPATPARPKFEHSASSFIGRQWQIFLAAANAWMDDYAPSMGAALSYYTLFSLAPLLVLIIAITGMVFGQDAAQGAIIAQLQGIMGEEGASAVQGLLQAAHEPSTGIVASIVGGVLLLMGATAIFAELQTDLDRIWEVPAKAKPSGIWGWLRSRVLSFGLVLGLAFMLMLSLVVSAGLAAAGDWLGGGSAAESVLASALNFIASLAIFTVLFAMIYKLMPTAKISWHDVWMGAAVTALLFNVGKSLIALYLAKSSVASGFGAAGSFVILIAWFYYSAQIFLFGAEYTWVYANSKTK encoded by the coding sequence ATGACCAACAACGCTCACGACATGCGTGACGTCCAGACCGGCGCAGTTGCCGCCGAACCGGGAATGAAAGAGCAATTCGACACCTTGAAATCGAAGGCTGCCGACGTCCTTTCCTCTCCGTATGTGCGTGGCGCCGCCGTACTGGGCGTCGCGGCAGCCAGCTATGCTTACGTCAGGCGCAAGAAAACCCCAGTGTTCGGCAAGAAGGCCCCTGTGCTCGGCAAGAAAGCCCCCGTACGCAAGAAAGCGCCGGAACACAAGAAAGCGCCGGAACACAAGAAAGCGCCGGAACGCACCCGCGATGCCGGCAATATGCTGAAGGTGGGCAGCTTTCTCGTCTCCGTGGCAGCGTCCGTCGTCTCGGCCATCAACGATGCCAGCGTCGACGCATCCGCCCCGGTCCGGAAAGACACGGGCTATGTGCCGCCGCGCATGGCCGAGCGCGCATCCGAGGTAAAGGATGCGGAACCGGCCACGCCCGCGCGCCCGAAGTTCGAACACAGCGCATCGAGCTTCATCGGCAGGCAGTGGCAGATCTTCCTGGCGGCGGCCAACGCCTGGATGGACGATTACGCGCCGAGCATGGGGGCGGCGCTGTCGTATTACACGCTGTTTTCCCTGGCGCCGCTGCTGGTCCTCATCATCGCGATCACCGGCATGGTCTTTGGACAGGACGCCGCACAAGGCGCGATCATCGCGCAGCTGCAAGGCATCATGGGCGAGGAAGGCGCGAGCGCCGTGCAGGGCTTGCTGCAAGCCGCGCATGAACCGTCCACCGGCATCGTCGCCAGCATCGTCGGCGGGGTTCTCTTGCTGATGGGCGCAACGGCGATCTTCGCCGAGCTGCAAACCGACCTGGACCGCATCTGGGAAGTGCCGGCGAAAGCGAAACCGTCCGGCATCTGGGGGTGGTTGCGCAGCCGCGTATTGTCCTTCGGCCTGGTTCTCGGACTGGCGTTCATGCTGATGCTTTCGCTCGTCGTCAGCGCCGGGCTCGCCGCCGCGGGCGATTGGCTGGGCGGCGGAAGCGCAGCCGAAAGCGTGCTGGCAAGCGCATTGAATTTCATCGCATCGCTGGCCATCTTCACGGTGCTGTTTGCGATGATCTACAAGCTCATGCCGACCGCGAAGATCTCCTGGCACGATGTCTGGATGGGTGCCGCAGTCACGGCCTTGCTCTTCAACGTGGGCAAATCCCTGATCGCGCTGTACCTCGCGAAATCGAGCGTGGCCTCGGGCTTCGGCGCGGCCGGTTCTTTCGTGATTCTCATCGCGTGGTTCTATTACTCGGCGCAGATCTTCCTGTTTGGCGCTGAATATACGTGGGTGTACGCGAACAGCAAAACGAAATAG
- a CDS encoding alginate lyase family protein, with amino-acid sequence MPHRIPNRRPFSPGLYTAALLLACTGSLATACEAPPPAVRDIDANGYYSDSHHSIVDPALKARNEAAVKPVTDYLNAVAHAADAWSRGQDPAQARCALDWLASWAGQDALLGRMTTEQSYYTRKWTLAGLALSYARVQPAAAQEQRRRIERWLLALADATMRHADAHKGIRNNHYYWEGLAVAATGAVTGDAHSLAWGRRVFDDAMGQVQPDGTLPYELARGGRALAYHLFAAAPLVMLASILDVQAAPLDRLVALSVAAAADPSIMEKLAGVRQERQDGVPGWIAIWQRHGGRLAAPLVPPARNFDARMGGDRNRANPLEHVHALP; translated from the coding sequence ATGCCGCACCGTATCCCGAACCGTCGCCCCTTTTCGCCAGGCCTGTACACCGCGGCGCTGCTGCTGGCCTGCACCGGCAGCTTGGCCACGGCCTGCGAGGCGCCGCCGCCGGCGGTGCGCGACATCGACGCCAACGGCTACTACAGCGACAGCCATCATTCGATCGTCGACCCGGCGCTGAAGGCGCGCAACGAGGCCGCCGTCAAGCCGGTCACCGATTACCTGAACGCGGTGGCGCACGCGGCCGACGCCTGGTCGCGCGGCCAGGACCCGGCGCAGGCGCGCTGCGCGCTCGACTGGCTGGCGAGTTGGGCCGGCCAGGATGCGCTGCTGGGCAGGATGACGACCGAGCAGTCGTACTACACGCGCAAGTGGACACTGGCGGGCCTGGCGCTGAGCTACGCGCGCGTACAGCCGGCGGCGGCGCAGGAACAGCGCCGCCGCATCGAGCGCTGGCTGCTGGCGCTGGCCGACGCCACCATGCGCCATGCGGACGCGCACAAGGGCATCCGCAACAACCATTATTACTGGGAAGGCCTGGCGGTGGCCGCCACCGGCGCGGTGACCGGCGACGCGCACAGCCTGGCCTGGGGCCGGCGCGTGTTCGATGACGCGATGGGGCAGGTCCAGCCGGACGGCACGCTGCCCTACGAGCTGGCGCGGGGCGGGCGGGCGCTGGCCTACCACCTGTTCGCGGCGGCGCCGCTGGTGATGCTGGCTTCGATCCTCGACGTGCAGGCGGCGCCGCTGGACCGGTTGGTGGCCTTGTCGGTGGCCGCCGCCGCCGATCCTTCGATCATGGAAAAGCTGGCAGGCGTGCGCCAGGAGCGCCAGGATGGGGTGCCGGGGTGGATCGCCATCTGGCAGCGCCATGGCGGGCGCCTGGCCGCGCCGCTCGTGCCGCCGGCGCGCAACTTCGATGCGCGCATGGGCGGGGACCGGAATCGCGCCAATCCGCTCGAACATGTGCATGCGCTTCCCTGA
- a CDS encoding PEP-CTERM sorting domain-containing protein: MHPFTGNFVRNAVRNVVAGAVIALAAPLASATVLGFDDIVGPDGFAAVPGNYGGLDWSDAGLSVFTGEQAPFSAHSGQGRVTTDWIDGGPAASTIRFLAPTVFGGAWFAGYGDSSVRFDLYLAGQLVASSAALPLSETPVFLAAGWNGAIDTVVVASGAQASYVMDDLSFESVVEVPEPGSLALVLAGMGLAGAVRRRRSKH; the protein is encoded by the coding sequence ATGCATCCTTTTACTGGCAACTTCGTCCGCAATGCCGTCCGCAACGTCGTCGCGGGCGCCGTCATCGCACTGGCCGCGCCCCTGGCCTCGGCCACCGTGCTGGGCTTCGACGACATCGTCGGCCCGGACGGTTTCGCCGCGGTGCCGGGCAACTACGGTGGACTCGACTGGTCGGACGCCGGCCTGTCCGTCTTCACCGGCGAGCAGGCGCCGTTCAGCGCCCATTCCGGCCAGGGCCGCGTCACTACCGACTGGATCGACGGCGGCCCGGCCGCCAGCACCATCCGCTTCCTGGCGCCCACGGTGTTTGGCGGCGCCTGGTTCGCCGGCTATGGCGACAGCAGCGTGCGTTTCGACCTCTACCTGGCCGGGCAACTGGTCGCCAGCTCGGCCGCGCTGCCCTTGTCGGAGACGCCGGTTTTCCTGGCCGCCGGCTGGAACGGCGCCATCGATACGGTCGTCGTGGCGAGCGGCGCCCAGGCGTCGTACGTGATGGACGACCTGAGTTTCGAGAGCGTGGTGGAGGTGCCGGAACCGGGCTCGCTCGCGCTGGTGCTGGCCGGAATGGGACTCGCCGGTGCCGTGCGGCGGCGCCGCTCGAAACACTGA
- a CDS encoding DNA topoisomerase IB, protein MKNDERSAADKESNAIPNADPSTAAKAAGLRYVHDDRPGIGRKAVKDGFRYLDAKGNTVDDEATLARIKALVIPPAWTEVWICPQANGHLQATGRDARGRKQYRYHAKWRSTRDEVKYERMINFGKALPQIRKDVDRALKLPGLPREKVLATIVYLLEATMMRIGNDEYARENKSYGLTTLRNRHVKIDGSEVEFSFRGKSGVHHDVKVHDKRLARIIQRTRDLPGQDLFQYLDEDGERHTVDSGDVNDYLRDITGEDYTAKDFRTWSGTVLAALALQEFEKFDSEAQAKKNVVRAIESVSEKLGNTPSVCRKCYVHPAVLDAYLDGTMIEGLRARAEQKLVQELHELEPEEAAVLTMLQLRLAQDAPKDAGLQVKRRAA, encoded by the coding sequence ATGAAGAACGACGAACGATCCGCCGCAGACAAAGAGAGCAACGCCATCCCGAACGCCGACCCGTCCACCGCCGCCAAGGCGGCCGGGCTGCGCTACGTCCACGACGACCGCCCCGGCATCGGCCGCAAGGCCGTCAAGGACGGGTTCCGCTACCTGGACGCCAAGGGCAACACGGTCGACGACGAGGCCACGCTGGCGCGCATCAAGGCGCTGGTGATCCCGCCGGCCTGGACCGAGGTGTGGATCTGCCCGCAGGCCAACGGCCACCTGCAGGCCACCGGGCGCGACGCGCGCGGGCGCAAGCAGTACCGCTATCACGCCAAGTGGCGCAGCACGCGCGACGAGGTGAAATACGAGCGCATGATCAACTTCGGCAAGGCGCTGCCGCAGATCCGCAAGGACGTCGACCGCGCCCTGAAATTGCCCGGCCTGCCGCGCGAGAAGGTGCTGGCCACCATCGTCTACCTGCTGGAAGCGACCATGATGCGCATCGGGAACGACGAGTACGCGCGCGAAAACAAATCGTATGGCCTGACCACGCTGCGCAACCGCCACGTCAAGATCGACGGCAGCGAGGTCGAGTTCAGCTTCCGCGGCAAGAGCGGCGTGCACCACGACGTCAAGGTGCACGACAAGCGCCTGGCGCGCATCATCCAGCGCACGCGCGACCTGCCGGGGCAGGACCTGTTCCAGTACCTGGACGAGGATGGCGAGCGCCACACGGTCGATTCCGGCGACGTCAACGACTACCTGCGCGACATCACCGGCGAAGACTATACCGCCAAGGATTTCCGCACCTGGTCCGGCACGGTGCTGGCCGCGCTGGCGCTGCAGGAATTCGAGAAGTTCGACTCCGAGGCGCAGGCCAAGAAGAACGTGGTGCGCGCCATCGAATCGGTGTCGGAAAAGCTCGGCAACACGCCGTCGGTCTGCCGCAAGTGCTACGTGCACCCGGCCGTGCTGGACGCCTACCTGGACGGCACCATGATCGAAGGCCTGCGCGCGCGCGCCGAGCAAAAGCTGGTGCAGGAACTGCACGAGCTGGAACCCGAGGAGGCGGCGGTGCTGACCATGCTGCAGCTGCGCCTGGCGCAGGACGCACCCAAGGACGCCGGCCTGCAGGTCAAGCGGCGCGCCGCCTGA